The window tccaaggatcctgggatcatgacctgaaccgaaggcagctGCCTAATTGAGCCACTCAGCACCccatagataaatatatatataaagatttatttatttatttacttacttacttatttattcatgagagacacacagagagaggtagacataggcagagggagaagcagcctcccctgtaggaagcctgatgcgggactcaatcctagaaccctgggatcaccacctgagccaaaagcagacactcaaccactgagccacccaggcgccccatagaTAAGTATATTTTGAATGCTAAGCTCAGTTAGACCTGCTATAGCTGTTGTACCTGTTTCAGAACTCATGCCTGTTCTGAGAacagagtgggagaagggagCTCCGTCCAGCTTTGGAGCTGGATGCCATCTTCTCTGGGCTCCACCACTTACTTACAAGTCATGGAACTTTGAGTGAGTTCTTTAGTCAGtgctttggtttcctcacctaCAAAATGGGGGTAAAAGATGAGCATCATATAAATGACTATTTGTGTAAAAGACTTGGAATACTGCCTTGAACACAGTTATGTCATTCCAGGGAGCATGTGAGGGTTGTCTGCTGAGAAAGCAGGGGCTCTACTGAGGATCAGGATGGGTCTGGTTGGCGAAGCAGGTGCATCCTCCCTGACACTAGGAGCTCTAACCTTTCCAGGTAGTGTAGGATTGTTCTCTAATCAGATGTGGTACAATGAGCTGTATTTTCTCAGCTGGAACCTTTAGACATAGTGGGCTAGGAGTAGGAGGTGTAAAAGTGTTAACGCATGTTCTGGATTGTCAAGCACTGGGTGGGTGGCAGGGTGTGAGATGAGGCTGAAAAGGTATGTTGGGACCACATCTTTAAGGGCTTTGAATCTATGCTAAGCAGTTGGCTGTCTGTGAGTGAAGTGGTGCAACACAGCTACATTATAGCAAGCCGTGGTGCTTAGAGAATAGACTGgcatgagaaggaagaaaacccGTTCGAAGGCTGCACACTTGTGCAGGTGTGCGGCAATGATTTGGAGGGAGGGCCCTGGCAAGAGGATGAAGAGGGGGCGGAAACTGGAAACTTTCTGAGATAGGTCAGTTCTCAGCAACTTGGCTatgtgggggagagaaagagctgCTTAAAGGTCATTTGCCtcaggtgcctggatggctcagtgggttgagcatctgcctttggctcaagtcatgatctcggggtccctgGATctgtcctgcattgggctccctcctcagtggggaatctgtttctccctctccctcttctcttccccctgctcctgctgtctccctctccctcttaattaaataaataatttttatttaaaaaaatatttatttgagagagagagagagacagagatagtgacagagcacaaacagggaggagaaggagaagcagacttcctgctgagctgggagcctgatgtggggctggatcccaggaccctggaatcatgacctgagccaaaggcagatgcttaactgactgagccacccaggcgccccaataaaaaaaatcttaaaaaaaataaaaaaagattatttgcctCATCAACCTGATGTATGGGGATGTACTTCTCTGAGCTGCAGAATACAGGTGTAGCAAGCCCAGGGAGGATAATTTGGGGGCAGTTGAGTTTGAAAAGCCAGGTGACACCAGGTGAAGAGATCTAAACAACATCCTCACTGGTAGAGTGATGGGAATGAACCGGGTGACTGTTGAGGCTATATTCAAGTTTTAGGTTTCAGGGGGTTGCATGAGGCCAGTGATGTCCAGGGCCTGGTGAAGCCACACTTGTAGTTTCCAGAGGGCCATGAGACACAGAATGGAAAGCCAGGGATTCCTGGGGTGCTAAAGAGGAGGTCAGAATACACAgtgatttagaataaaaataatccgagggcacctggtggctcagtcagttaagcgtctgactcttgattttggctcaactcatgatctcagggttgtgggatccaaccccatgtcaggttccgtactcagcatggagtcagcttgagattctctctctccctctgcctctgctcctcctgctgctcatgcatgctccctgtgtctctctctttcaaaataaataaataaaatttagaacaaaaataatCTGTAGCGAGGACTTAGAGCTAAGATATAGAGCTTAAAACCTGGACACAAGTAAATTCAAGACAGATAAATTCTTCGATACATGGGGCTTTTCATTTATACTTTATATCCAAAGTAAGTTTCTTGAAAACTCCACCCAAATTTagactgttgtttttatttatttatttatttattatagtcacagagagagagagagaggcagagacataggcagagggagaagcaggctccatgcaccgggagcctgatgtgggattcgatcccgggtctccaggatcgcgccctgggccaaaggcaggcgctaaaccgctgcgccaccctagACTGTCTAGGGATCCCTAGACTGTTTTATAACTGGTGCCTGTGGAGTACCTGAGTTCCCTTGAGCAAATTAATCTCTTTTAACCTCAGTttcttgatctgtaaaatggggataataaataTAACTACCTCATAaaattgttatgaggattaaatgagttgatcAACATTAATCATTCAGAGTAGAGCCTGGCACATATAAGACCTTTATAAGTgtaatttattgttattatttccatggtattttgtattttcaaagaattgcTCAGAGATCAAAGGTAGGTAAGATGCATTTGAAACAGGAAGGACCAAAGCCATCTAAAGGTCAAAGAAACGGGAGAATATTCCTGAACAGGAACTGGTTAAACCAGCAGGCCACTGGCCTCTAGGTTAAGGAGTTTATCAGAATCACAGATTCTGAATTTAAGAGCCTTtgacaggggacacctgggtggctcagcggttgagtgtctgccttcgactcaggtcatgatcccggggtccttggagaccccatcgggctccctgcatggagcctgcttctccctctgcctgtgtctctgcctctctctgggtgtctctcatgaataaataagtaaaatcttaaaaaaaaaagagagagagagagagagagagagagagagactgagacttGGACAGGCCAGAGGATGGGCCAATTCTAACAAGATGAATgaagttttgttttatgttttgttttcaagaaggAGAGAGCGGGggacaggaaggggcagagggagagagagagagaatctcaagccaactccacacccagcacagagcccgatgtggggcacagtcccacaactctgagatcataacctgagcggaaatcaagattcaaatgcctcaccaactgagccacccaggcaccgcaacaagatgaataaagttttatagaACAAGAGATGTGGTTTAAAATCATTTGGTGCGACAAAGTCTTAAGGCTTTTAGTCATCTCAGCATTTGCAGACAATATGATAGAGCTGCCCTGAGTTGGCAATATTGACCTTCATCAATAAGAATATAGTGTCCAAAGATTCATTGCTCAGAACACACCTGGGTACCGCTTCCAGTACCCATCCCCAAGGAACAGTGGCAATCTGGAGCCTAGTCAGAAAGAGGTGACCCAAATGAGACTGGACACTGGCATGCATGGAATAATTGAAAGATGTTCGTTTTCTTCGGATGTCTAAAGAACTTACATGAGCAAGTAGTTACATTTGTTTGATTCTAGGAAGAGGAATCAAGTCTAGGTAAAAATTGcagacaaggggcacctgggtggcacagtcaagcgtctgactcttggtttcagctcaggtcgtgatctcagggtcgtgagatcaagctccgaGTTGGGCTCTAGGCTCGAGTTGGGCTCTAGGCTCGGCTTGGCTGGaggtctgcttgagtttctctcttctcctccctctgctccttcccccatcctccctccctctctgaaataaataaatctttaaaaaaattgcagagCAGATTTTATGTCAACACTAGAATTTTCTTACGACAGTGGAACAAATAGCGGTGGCTCAGGTGTGAGTTTCCTGGCCTCAAAGGTGTGTAAGCAGAGACTAGACAAAGATGTCATGTGGATGCTGTCAGGGGAACTGAGCAAAGGATGTACAGGGGTAGAGGGATGGAGTGGAGGGAGCAGACAAGTGCCGTGTGAAATGTGAGATCCAGGTGTGACCCTAATGGCTCCTAATGGCTCAGGAACCATCCTGGGACCGTGGCTGTCCTCTCATTTTGAGACCTTTCTCTTGCAGGGAACTAAGAGCAGAAGCCAGTTCTCCTGTTGAAGAGGAGAGCTCTGAATCCCTGCATGAAGTGGGGACTTTGGATCTAGATGCTACTCTGTCTTTGAAGGGGACTTTGAACTTAGATGACATTCTCTACCTGGGGGACACAGGTGACCTCGATGAGATACTCTATGTGGAAGAGATGGAGAAGCCTGAGGAGACGCTGTACATTGAGGAGACCAGGCAGCCAGGTGAAGCCCTGGGCACTGATGAACCTGTGAACCCAGAGGAGATCCTGTATGTGCAAGAGCCCACGAAGCCAGAAAAGATCACAAGCCCAGAGCAGACCAGTGATGAGGGAGAGATGGTCACGAGTGAGGAGAAAGCTAGCCCTGAGGAAGGCCTCAGTGCCGGGCCTAGTCCCAGCACAGAGAGCCTGAGCATAGAGGACCTAGAGTTGCTAGAGGAGCGTTTCCAGCAATGCGTCCAAGCTGTGGCCCACCTGGAAGAGGAGAGGGATCAGCTCATCCACGAGCTCGTATTGCTCCGGGAACCGGCCCTCCAGGAGGTACAGCAAGTCCATCAGGACATCCTAGCTGCCTACAAACTGCATGCCCagggggagctggagagggaTGCGCTAAGGGAGGAGATCCGGCTGGTCAAGCAGAAGCTGTTCAAGGTGACGAAGGAGTGTGTGGCCTACCAGTACCAGCTGGAGTGCCGCCGGCAGGACGTGGCCCAGTTTGCCGAGCTGCGGGAGGTGCTGACGACGCGGGCAGCTCAGCTCTCGGAGGAACTGGCCCAGCTCCGGGATGCCTAtgagaagcagaaggagcagcTACGGCAACAGCTAGAAGCACCTCCGAGCCAGAGGGATGGGCACTTTCTCCAGGAGAGCAGACGGCTCTCTGCCCAGTTTGAGAACCTCATGGCCGAGAGCCGCCAGGGCCTGGAGGAAGAGTATGAGCCTCAGCTGCTGCGCCTCCTAGAGAGGAAAGAAGCTGCGGCCAAAGCGCTGCAGAAAACCCAGGCTGAAATCCAAGAGATGAAGGAGGCTCTGAGACCCCTGCAGGCAGAGGCCCGGCAGCTCCACCTGCAGAACAGGAACCTGGAGGACCAGATCACACTCGTGAGGCAAAAGCGAGATGAGGAGGTGCAGCAGTACAGGGTAGGCCCAAAGGGCATGGACAGAAGTGCAGCCCTTTAGCCTGGGGAAGGAAAAGGTGACCCGGCCTTCTGCGGGGGCCTCTCCTGTGTAGCAGGAACAGCTTATTACTTGGGGCGTCCACTCACTCCACTCTTCATTGCACTCAGTCAGGCCTGTGCCAGGGGCTGAAAAACGTCTGCACTCCTAGTGTACGCAGCCCTCCAACACCATGGTCACTGCATCCTCTCGTTGATCCTCCAAATCAAGTATTATcactttcacagatgaggagacaggctCAGTGAGCTGTGGAGTTTTGCACTCTGGTCTTACCAACCCTGAATATCTCAGTGCACTTTCCATGGTACAATTTTCCAATTCTACATGATTCCTGCTTGGGTACAGAGAGCCAGAGGGCCTGAGGCTAGGTGGGATggtccttctctccctccctgcatatTCATCCTCAAATCCCACCTGTCTGATCTCTGCCTGAAGCTTCCCAGTTTTAAAACTGggatgagggacacctggctggctctgttcaGTAGAGtacacaactcttgattttgatctagagattgtgagtttgagccccacactgggtgtagagacttgaaaaaaacaaaacaaaactgggatgAAATCTATAAAGctctattcattttccttttttttttattttttttattttttttatttttatttatttatgatagtcacagagagagaaagagaggcagagacacagagggagaagcaggctccatgcaccgggagcccgacgtgggactcgatctcgggtctccaggatcgcgccctgggccaaaggcaggcgctaaacctctgcgccacccagggatccctattttcctttttttaagaaaaaaaatatttaaagattttattcatgagagagagagagagaaagagagagaggcacagacacaggcagagggagaagcaggctccatgaagggagcctgacgtgggactcgatcttgggtctccagtatcatacctggggccgaaggcggcactaaaccactgagccacccgggctgccccagaaaaaaatattttatttgtttgagagagagagaacacatgagcaggggggagagggagaaacaggctccacactgagcagggaaccctacgtagggctcgatcccaggaccccaggtatcatgacctgagccagaggcacttaaccaactaagccacccaggcacccctttttccttttttgtgcatTATCACCATTTCacttatatttgaattatttctgaTTAAGTGTGAGCCAGTTCTAATCTCTTTATAAACAAAGTGGGATATAAATACTaagttaaaacaatattttttctctctctcccacagactGTGAGCTTTCAGAAGGGAGTATGGTTTACTTATTTCTGCCACTCCAGCTCGGAGGACATATCAGTTAAATGCTGATGTAAGCAATGCTGACCACTGTGAGAGCCTTTTAGAGGAgtattttcatcttttgaaaCACATAGTCCTTTGGACAAACTTAAAAAGCTTACGCCcctccagagattttttttttttttccctccagagaTTTTGATACATCCTTCAAGGAACACACTTCTGTTGAAAATGGCTGCATTCACTTCACTCAAGATTATCAAACTTTCTGGAGCTTGTATTATGAAAGCAATGGGGTTTTTTGGGCTTAATAATGAATGTATGTGGGTACTATCCTCAATCCTCTCCCCCACTGTTTTTTTATTGGTTCACAATCTAGTGAAAGAGCTCCCCTCCGCCCCCAAATGAATACTATCCTCAATATCTTGTACTCAGACATTACATTAATAATTATAACCCAGGGGAGAAAGTACCACATAATTTAAGAGAGGTGCAGGTAAGAATGCTATaggatagaaattattttagttatCAGTTAAATTAGAGAACATTTCATGGAAGAACAGGTGTTATTTGAGCTGGGTATTGAAGTTTAGGTAAAATCTTGACCAGTGCTGTCCAAAAGAAATATGCATGCCACACGCAGAATTTTAAACTTCTTTGTAGCcacattaaaagagtaaaaagagggacacctggatggctcactggtttagcacctgccttcggcccagggcatgatcccggcataccgggatcaagtcccatattgggctccctgcatggagcctgcttcttcctctgcctgtgtttctgcctctctctctttctctctctcataaataaataaattaaattaaaaaaaaaaaagagtaaaaagagggcagcctgggtcgcttggcggtttggtgctgccttcagcccaggacgtgatcctggagacccgggattgagtactgtgtcgggctccctgcatggaagcctgcttctccctctgcctgtgtctttgtctctctgtgtctctctcatgaataaataaaatcttaagaaaaagaaaaaggtaaaaagaggggtgcctggctggcccagtcagttgcatctgccttcattcggctcaggtcatgatctcaggctcttggGATGGACCCActgcacctggctccctgctcagcagggagcctgcttctccctcttcctctacagCTCCCCCGTTTGTgctctaataaattaaaaaaaaatcttaaaaaaaagtaaaaagaaataggtgaaggTAATGTATTTAACACagcatatgcaaaatatatagtGACCTTGCTGCATGTGAGaggtgaaaaactgaaaggtGATTTGAACTGTAAAGGTAGGTTGGGGCAGATTATATTGGACTCTGAAATCCAGGAGACTAGGGAATGTGGATTTCTTTCAGTAGTCAGCTGTATCAGAGGTATTTGATTCAAGGGAATAACATGATTGCCTCTCTTTTAGAAAAAGTAACTGGTGGCATTGTATAGAATGGGCTGGAGACCTAGAAGCTAGAGGACTAATCAGAAAGCTACAATAGGTAAGAGGAATAAATGGTAGTGGGaataggaggaaggagagggatgtGAAAACAAATGCAGGATAATTGTGGCCACTGAATGAAGGGGGCAGAGGTGAGAAATCACAGAGGGTGCAGAGATCTCAGGCAAGGCTAACTGGGACAGTGGTGCCATCAACAGAGAATCCTCTGGGggagctttttaattttttcaagatttattatttattttttgagagatgttgtttattcatgatagacacacacacacacacacacacacacagagagagagagagagagagaggcagagacacaggcagagggaggagtaggcttcctgcagggagcccaacaggggactccatcctgggactccaggatcacaccctggggggaaggcaggtgcttaaaccgctgagccacccaggctgcctctctttttaaaggtttagctaattcatttgagagagagtgcacgcaagcaagaggagcagtgggagaggttGACTCTCAGAAGCAGACTGTGGTGAGCGCCAAGCCCtatacggggctcaatcccacaatcttgagatcatgacctgagccactatcaagagtcagacacccaacccaatcaactgagccacccaggtgccccctctggGGGAGTATTCTGACACAAAACTGGGTTGTAGAATTCCACCCCGCCCCTGTGTATTTTCATCACTGGATTTGTTTCAGATCTGATGATCGGTGCAGCTTTCCAAAGATCATTCTATTATAAACACTCGATGAATGTCTCCTATTGCTATATATATCATAAAGTGAGAATCAAGGTCTAAGTgagcaaattcttttttctgaaaTGGCTTCCCAATCTGCTTGCTAAAGGTCACTATGgcatctacttttctttcttttttttttttggcatctacTTTTCAAGGGTACACTTCACTCTTGCAGTTGTATACTTTGTCTATCggttcattcaacagatacttagTGCctacttaccatgtgccaggcagtgaGTTAGGTGCTGGCAGAAGAGATGAGAAATAGCAGGGGGAAGTAGTTCCTGCTTTCAAATACCTTATAGTCCAGGAAGGATACcagataaaatgaatatatttcataatatataaggCACTTGATTTTAAGATGCACTGTGACctgagatgttaaaatgtgaaagcCTTAGCATCAGTgaattaatattctttaaaaaaaaaaaaaagattttatttactcatgagagagagaggcagagacacaggcagagggagaaacaagctccacgcagggagcctgatgtgggactcgaccctgggactccaggatcatgccctgagccaaaggcaaatgctcaaccccaGCGTCCCAAGAATTAATATTCTTCAATGTGATAAGCACTGTAATACTTGTAGGAATAAGGCACAGTACAAGTGCAGTAGGTATAATTAGCCCTGCCTGGGGAAACACAGGGGAAATTTCATGATTAACAATAGCTAACATGTATTTTTGGTTCTTTACATGTATTGATTCATTTAATCCCTATCATTAAGATAGGTACTgtgtgaaaaatagaaaagagatgaTACAGAGAAGTCATTTGTTCAAGGTTATATGGCTAGGAGGTGATGGAAGGAGGATTCTGACCCTGTGCAGTCTACCTCAAGTTCACATTCAATTTCCACAAGGTGTTTGAACTCAATCTTAAAGATTAAATTCATTGGGTAGACAAGAGAAaggcattccagacagaggggACAACTTACCccaaagcaggaaaacaaaaagacattaagggAAGGGAGTTCCATGTGGCTGAATCGTAAGGAGTGTGAGCAGTAGACTATGTGGCTGGAAAGGTAGATTGGGACCAGACTTTAAAGGGTTTTATGTATTAAGtcagtggtttatttatttatttttttttaattttaattaattaattaattaattaattattttttaaatgggactgagcctcccttttctttttttttttttttaagattttatttatttattcatgagagacacagagagagaagcagagacacaggcagagggagaagcaggctccatgcaccgggagcccgacgcgggattcgatcccgggtctccaggatcacgccctgggccaaaggcaggcgctaaaccactgagccacccagggatcccctaatttttatttatttatgatagtcacagagggagagagagaggcagagacacaggcagagggagaagcaggctccatgcaccgggagcccaacgtgggattcgatcccgggtctccaggatcgcgccctgggccaaaggcaggcgccaaaccactgcgccacccagggatcccataagtcagtggtttaaataaaaaaaaaaaaagtcagtggttttcaaaaaccaaccaaccaaccaatcaaccacCAGATTTCTCCAGAGCCACATACCCTTTTCCCCAAACAGAATTTTATATGGAATACCAATACATAAAACAGGTCAAACTGAGTAGCTACTTTCTAATTGTGGCAAAGGCACTTCAATATGGTCTCCTCTTGGGATTTCATGGAAAACCTTGAAGAGCCACTATCAGCTTTGCCCCTAAAGAGCTGATAGATATGACAGCAACAAAGCAGTTTTAGGGTATGAGCTCTAAGCCAGTGGCAAAtcctgactcttcttttttttttaaagtaatctctacacccaacatgggacttgaactcacaacctcgagatcaaaaGCTGCTTGAGCAGCCCTTCAgattgagccagctaggtgcccctggCTCTAACACTTTTAACTGGGAAGCTTTGGACAAATTACTTGACCAGTGACTCCACTCCCTTGCATGTAAAATGGGATTCGTAATAATACACATCATAGGGCTGATGGAAGGTGAGTTAGGTAA is drawn from Vulpes lagopus strain Blue_001 chromosome 8, ASM1834538v1, whole genome shotgun sequence and contains these coding sequences:
- the SYNC gene encoding syncoilin isoform X2 codes for the protein MASPEPRHGGDGAAQAARELRAEASSPVEEESSESLHEVGTLDLDATLSLKGTLNLDDILYLGDTGDLDEILYVEEMEKPEETLYIEETRQPGEALGTDEPVNPEEILYVQEPTKPEKITSPEQTSDEGEMVTSEEKASPEEGLSAGPSPSTESLSIEDLELLEERFQQCVQAVAHLEEERDQLIHELVLLREPALQEVQQVHQDILAAYKLHAQGELERDALREEIRLVKQKLFKVTKECVAYQYQLECRRQDVAQFAELREVLTTRAAQLSEELAQLRDAYEKQKEQLRQQLEAPPSQRDGHFLQESRRLSAQFENLMAESRQGLEEEYEPQLLRLLERKEAAAKALQKTQAEIQEMKEALRPLQAEARQLHLQNRNLEDQITLVRQKRDEEVQQYREQLEEMEERQRQLRSSVQLQQQKNKEMEQLRISLAEELSTYKGCLETYGRICNPETRTKNFLAKDH
- the SYNC gene encoding syncoilin isoform X3 is translated as MEKPEETLYIEETRQPGEALGTDEPVNPEEILYVQEPTKPEKITSPEQTSDEGEMVTSEEKASPEEGLSAGPSPSTESLSIEDLELLEERFQQCVQAVAHLEEERDQLIHELVLLREPALQEVQQVHQDILAAYKLHAQGELERDALREEIRLVKQKLFKVTKECVAYQYQLECRRQDVAQFAELREVLTTRAAQLSEELAQLRDAYEKQKEQLRQQLEAPPSQRDGHFLQESRRLSAQFENLMAESRQGLEEEYEPQLLRLLERKEAAAKALQKTQAEIQEMKEALRPLQAEARQLHLQNRNLEDQITLVRQKRDEEVQQYREQLEEMEERQRQLRSSVQLQQQKNKEMEQLRISLAEELSTYKAMLPKSLGQADVLTSQAGGMETQSQGAV
- the SYNC gene encoding syncoilin isoform X1, translated to MASPEPRHGGDGAAQAARELRAEASSPVEEESSESLHEVGTLDLDATLSLKGTLNLDDILYLGDTGDLDEILYVEEMEKPEETLYIEETRQPGEALGTDEPVNPEEILYVQEPTKPEKITSPEQTSDEGEMVTSEEKASPEEGLSAGPSPSTESLSIEDLELLEERFQQCVQAVAHLEEERDQLIHELVLLREPALQEVQQVHQDILAAYKLHAQGELERDALREEIRLVKQKLFKVTKECVAYQYQLECRRQDVAQFAELREVLTTRAAQLSEELAQLRDAYEKQKEQLRQQLEAPPSQRDGHFLQESRRLSAQFENLMAESRQGLEEEYEPQLLRLLERKEAAAKALQKTQAEIQEMKEALRPLQAEARQLHLQNRNLEDQITLVRQKRDEEVQQYREQLEEMEERQRQLRSSVQLQQQKNKEMEQLRISLAEELSTYKAMLPKSLGQADVLTSQAGGMETQSQGAV